The following coding sequences are from one Ovis canadensis isolate MfBH-ARS-UI-01 breed Bighorn chromosome 7, ARS-UI_OviCan_v2, whole genome shotgun sequence window:
- the IPO4 gene encoding importin-4, whose amino-acid sequence MEPAGLELILRELLLPDTERIRRATEQLQIALRDPASLSALCDLLASAADPQIRQFAAVLTRRRLSTRWRRLAAEQRESIKSLVLTVLQRETEHSVSLSLAQLSAAIFRKEGLEAWPQLLQLLQHSTHSPHIPEREMGLLLLSVVVTSRPEAFRPHHRELLRLLNETLGEVGSPGLLFYSLRTLTTMAPYLGIDDVPLARMLVPKLIVAVQTLIPIDEAKACEVMEALDELLESEVPIITSHLSEVLTFCLEVARNVALGDAIRVRILCCLTFLVKVKSKALLKNRFLPPLLHTLFPIMAAEPPLGQLDPEDQDVEEEELDPGLAGETPKHFAVQVVDMLALHLPPEKLCPLLMPMLEEALRSQSPYQRKAGLLVLAVLSDGAGDHIRQRLLPPLLQIVCKSLEDPSQVVRNAALFALGQFSENLQPHISSYSGEVMPLLLAYLKSVPPGHTHHLAKACYALENFVENLGPKVQPYLPELMECMLQPLRTPSSSRSKELAVSALGAIATAAQASMLPYFPTIMAHLREFLLTSHEDLQPVRIQSLETLGVLVRAVGEPMRPLAEECCQLGLGLCDQVDDPDLRRCTYSLFAALSGLMGESLAPHLPQITTLMLLSLRSTEGIVPQYDGSHAFLLFDDESSGEEEEELMEEDDEEEDDSEISGYSVGNAFFDEKEDTCAALGEISVNTSVAFLPYMETVFEEVFKLLECPHLNVRKAAHEALGQFCCALHKACQSCPSESNTAALQAALARVMPSYVQAVHGERERQVVMAVLEALAAVLRSCGGLALQSPGRLAELCQALKAVLQRKTACQDAEEEEEEEDDQAEYDAMLLEHAGEAIPALAAAAGGDAFAPFFAGFLPLLLCKTKQGCTVAEKSFAVGTLAESIQGLGAASAQFVSRLFPVLLSASREADPEVRSNAVFGLGVLAEHGGRPAQEHFPKLLGLLLPLLARERHDRVHDNICGALARLLIASPKKKPEPQVLAPLLHALPLKEDLEEWVTMGHLFSFLYESSPDQVVDVAPELLRIYSLIQAENKIPSDTKAALLLLLTFLAKQHTDSFHSALGSLPGDKAQELQAVLGLT is encoded by the exons ATGGAGCCCGCCGGCCTGGAACTGATCCTGCGGGAGCTGCTGCTGCCGGACACCGAGCGCATCCGTCGG GCCACCGAGCAGCTCCAGATCGCTCTTCGGGACCCCGCCTCCCTGTCCGCGCTCTGCGACCTGCTGGCCTCAGCGGCCGACCCTCAG ATCCGCCAGTTCGCGGCCGTGCTGACCCGCAGACGACTGAGCACCCGCTGGCGTCGGCTGGCGGCAGAGCAACGGGAGAG CATCAAGTCCTTGGTCCTGACGGTCctccagagagagacaga GCATTCTGTGAGTCTTAGCCTGGCCCAGCTCTCAGCTGCCATTTTTCGAAAAGAAGGCCTGGAGGCTTGGCCTCAGCTcctgcagcttcttcagcacaGTACGCACAGCCCCCACATCCCAGAGAGAGAG ATGGGGCTTTTGCTTCTAAGTGTGGTGGTGACCTCCCGCCCCGAGGCCTTCCGACCCCACCACCGGGAGCTTCTTCGACTTCTGAATGAGACTCTTGGTGAGGTGGGCTCTCCTGGGCTCCTCTTCTATTCCCTGCGCACTCTGACCACCATGGCCCCTTACCTCGGCATTGATGATGTG CCTCTTGCGCGGATGTTGGTGCCCAAGCTGATCGTGGCCGTGCAAACTCTGATCCCCATAGATGAA GCAAAAGCCTGTGAGGTCATGGAGGCCCTGGATGAACTGCTGGAGTCAGAGGTGCCCATCATCACCTCACACCTCTCAGAGGTCCTCACATTCTGCCTGGAG GTGGCTAGAAATGTGGCCCTGGGCGATGCAATACGTGTGCGGATTCTTTGCTGCCTCACTTTCTTGGTCAAAGTCAAGAGCAAG GCCTTGCTGAAGAATCGCTTCTTGCCACCCTTGCTGCACACCCTTTTCCCCATAATGGCTGCCGAGCCCCCCCTGGGCCAGCTGGATCCTGAGGACCAGGATGTGGAGGAGGAAGAGCTGGATCCTGGGCTGGCTGGGGAGACCCCCAAGCACTTTGCTGTTCAG GTCGTGGACATGCTGGCACTCcatttgcctcctgagaagctCTGTCCCCTGTTG ATGCCCATGCTGGAAGAGGCCTTGCGGAGCCAGAGCCCATACCAGCGCAAGGCTGGGCTCCTGGTATTGGCGGTACTCTCCGATGGAGCCGGCGACCACATCAGGCAGAG ACTGCTGCCCCCGCTGCTGCAGATCGTGTGCAAGAGCCTGGAGGACCCATCGCAGGTTGTGCGCAATGCCGCGCTCTTTGCCCTGGGCCAGTTCTCAGAGAACCTACAG ccccacatCAGCAGCTATTCCGGGGAGGTGATGCCACTGCTCCTCGCCTATCTCAAGTCAGTGCCTCCTGGGCACACACATCACCTGGCCAAGGCCTGCTATGCCCTGGAGAACTTTGTGGAGAACCTAG GGCCTAAAGTGCAGCCCTACCTTCCGGAGCTTATGGAGTGTATGTTGCAGCCTTTGAGGACCCCCAGCAGCTCCCGGTCCAAGGAGCTGGCTGTGAGTGCCCTGGGAGCCATTG CCACGGCTGCCCAGGCCTCCATGCTTCCCTACTTCCCTACCATCATGGCGCACCTGCGGGAGTTCCTGTTGACGAGCCACGAGGACCTGCAGCCTGTTCGGATCCAGAGCCTGG AGACGCTTGGGGTGCTGGTGCGAGCAGTAGGAGAGCCCATGAGGCCCCTGGCTGAGGAATGCTGCCAGCTGGGGCTGGGCCTGTGCGACCAGGTAGACGACCCTGACTTGCGGCGCTGCAC GTACAGCCTGTTTGCAGCCTTATCAGGGCTAATGGGAGAGAGCCTGGCTCCCCACCTGCCACAGATCACCACACTCATGCTGCTGTCTCTGCGTTCCACCGAGGGCATTGTG CCTCAGTACGACGGAAGCCACGCATTCCTTCTTTTTGATGATGAGAGCAgtggtgaggaagaggaggagctcATGGAGGAGGATGACGAAGAAGAGGATGACTCAGAGATCTCAGG ATACAGTGTGGGGAATGCCTTCTTTGATGAGAAGGAAGACACCTGTGCTGCCCTGGGGGAGATCTCTGTGAATACCAG CGTTGCTTTCCTTCCCTACATGGAGACTGTCTTTGAAGAAGTGTTCAAACTGCTGGAG TGCCCTCACCTGAACGTGCGGAAGGCAGCCCACGAGGCCCTGGGTCAGTTCTGCTGTGCACTGCACAAAGCCTGTCAAAGCTGCCCCTCGGAATCCAACACTGCTG CTCTGCAGGCCGCCCTGGCccgggtgatgccatcctacgTGCAGGCCGTGCACGGGGAGCGAGAGCGTCAGGTGGTGATGGCCGTGCTGGAGGCCCTGGCGGCGGTGTTGCGCAGCTGTGGGGGTCTGGCTCTGCAGTCCCCTGGGCGGCTTGCTGAGCTCTGCCAGGCACTCAAAGCTGTGCTGCAAAGGAAG ACAGCCTGTCAGGatgctgaggaggaggaggaggaggaggatgaccAG GCTGAATACGATGCCATGTTGCTGGAGCATGCTGGCGAGGCCATCCCTGCCCTGGCAGCTGCGGCTGGGGGAGATGCCTTTGCCCCCTTCTTTGCTGGCTTCCTGCCATTACTGCTCTGCAAGACG AAGCAGGGCTGCACAGTGGCAGAGAAGTCTTTTGCAGTGGGAACACTGGCAGAGTCCATTCAAGGCCTGGGTGCCGCGTCAGCCCAGTTTGTGTCCCGGCTGTTCCCCGTGCTGTTGAGTGCCTCCCGGGAGGCAGACCCCGAGGTACGAAGTAATGCCGTCTTTGGACTGGGCGTGCTGGCAGAGCATGGGGGTCGCCCTGCCCAGGA ACACTTCCCTAAACTTCTGGGGCTCCTGCTGCCCCTCCTGGCACGAGAACGCCATGATCGTGTCCATGACAACATCTGTGGGGCGCTTGCCCGCCTGCTGATAGCCAGTCCCAAGAAGAAACCGGAGCCCCAG GTGCTGGCCCCACTGCTGCATGCCCTGCCACTGAAGGAAGACCTGGAGGAGTGGGTCACCATGGGGCACCTCTTCAGCTTCCTGTACGAGAGCAGCCCTGACCAG GTTGTAGACGTGGCTCCAGAGCTCCTTCGTATTTACAGCCTCATCCAGGCCGAAAACAAGATCCCATCAG A